One Eubacteriales bacterium mix99 genomic window carries:
- a CDS encoding aminotransferase class I/II-fold pyridoxal phosphate-dependent enzyme, with protein MGTPLVDALRDIMAKEQVSFHMPGHKGGRLFPPFSDRLAEMDMTEIPGLDNLQAPEGVIKQAQELAAEAFQSDACFFLVNGSTSGIHIMMMSALQPGEKVLMPRNCHKSVWGGLVLSGAVPVYLPPEYDEEYGWATHVTPEAVRQAVREHPDARGMILTNPDYYGMCPRMKEIRGILDGHHMRMLVDEAHGAHLVFHPGLPPSAAECGADFWVQSAHKTLPALTQSAYLQVRLSGRNPEEDPSHTALFLRAEQVSRMLQSTSPSYLLMASLDWARDYMEEQGKAALDRLLENLEWTRKELRDLGIETMENYRRPEILGMDPTRLVLDLSHLGRSGYEGEQMLRESGVQVEMSDAHRVVLITTVADEKADFTKLVRACRSLSAHPRKTVRKENSLSISREIPEQMLSPKEAFGKSKEYVPLKGAKGRICAGLVGAYPPGIPRFCPGERVDAPGIEELLETEERGGHLFGLFGKDRIPVLREGTSFQ; from the coding sequence ATGGGTACGCCTCTTGTGGATGCATTGAGGGATATCATGGCAAAGGAACAGGTATCGTTTCATATGCCCGGGCATAAGGGCGGGAGACTTTTTCCGCCTTTTTCCGACCGCCTGGCGGAGATGGATATGACAGAGATACCGGGTCTGGATAATCTGCAGGCGCCGGAAGGCGTGATAAAGCAGGCTCAGGAACTGGCAGCCGAAGCCTTTCAGTCGGATGCCTGCTTTTTTCTGGTAAACGGATCCACCTCAGGGATCCATATCATGATGATGTCTGCCCTTCAGCCCGGGGAGAAGGTCCTTATGCCCCGGAACTGTCACAAATCCGTTTGGGGCGGTCTGGTGCTGAGCGGGGCTGTCCCGGTTTACCTTCCGCCGGAATACGATGAGGAATATGGCTGGGCGACCCATGTGACGCCGGAAGCAGTTCGGCAGGCAGTCAGGGAGCATCCGGATGCCCGGGGCATGATCCTGACCAATCCCGATTATTATGGGATGTGCCCCAGAATGAAGGAAATCCGCGGCATATTGGACGGGCACCATATGCGGATGCTGGTGGACGAGGCTCATGGCGCGCATTTGGTTTTTCATCCCGGGCTGCCGCCGTCCGCTGCGGAATGCGGCGCAGATTTCTGGGTGCAGAGCGCGCACAAGACATTGCCTGCCCTGACCCAGTCCGCTTATCTGCAGGTACGGCTTTCCGGCAGGAATCCTGAGGAAGATCCGTCCCATACCGCTCTCTTTCTGCGTGCGGAGCAGGTTTCCCGAATGCTTCAGAGCACCAGTCCATCCTATTTGCTTATGGCCTCCCTGGACTGGGCCCGGGATTACATGGAGGAGCAGGGAAAGGCTGCGTTGGACCGGCTTCTGGAGAATCTGGAATGGACCAGAAAGGAGCTCAGGGATTTGGGAATTGAGACCATGGAAAATTACAGACGGCCGGAAATCCTTGGAATGGATCCGACGAGACTGGTCTTGGACCTGTCTCATCTTGGCCGGTCCGGATACGAAGGGGAACAGATGCTGCGGGAAAGCGGAGTGCAGGTGGAAATGTCCGATGCTCACCGGGTGGTACTGATTACCACCGTTGCAGATGAGAAGGCGGACTTTACAAAATTGGTTCGGGCCTGCCGATCCTTGTCGGCTCACCCGCGCAAAACAGTGCGAAAGGAAAATTCTTTGTCTATTTCCCGGGAAATACCGGAACAAATGCTGTCGCCAAAGGAGGCTTTTGGGAAATCAAAGGAATATGTTCCGCTGAAAGGGGCAAAAGGACGGATTTGCGCAGGCCTTGTCGGGGCCTATCCTCCCGGTATCCCCCGGTTTTGTCCCGGAGAACGGGTGGATGCGCCAGGAATTGAGGAGCTGCTGGAAACAGAGGAACGGGGCGGGCATTTGTTTGGACTGTTCGGGAAAGACAGGATTCCGGTTCTCAGGGAGGGAACTTCCTTCCAATGA
- a CDS encoding thymidylate kinase, whose product MGKLICMEAGDGSGKETQSVKLYQRLKSDHHRVMEVEFPDYASDSSALIKMYLGGDFGSRPEDVSPYVASTFYAVDRYASYKKKWEPFYQEGGIVLADRYTTSNMIHQASKIDGGPERERFLEWLWDFEFRMFGLPEPDCVLLLDMPVKYAARLMKNRKNKFNGSMEKDIHEKDCAYLERSYRTSLRLAEKYGWHRIACVKDGAVRSVEDIHKEIYGIVRKYL is encoded by the coding sequence ATGGGAAAACTGATTTGTATGGAAGCCGGAGACGGGAGCGGGAAGGAAACCCAGTCCGTAAAACTGTATCAGCGGCTGAAAAGCGATCACCATCGGGTAATGGAGGTGGAATTTCCGGATTATGCAAGCGATTCCTCCGCGTTGATCAAAATGTACCTGGGGGGGGATTTCGGCAGCCGCCCGGAAGATGTGAGTCCGTATGTCGCTTCGACGTTTTACGCTGTGGACCGGTATGCATCCTATAAAAAAAAATGGGAACCATTTTATCAGGAAGGCGGGATCGTTCTGGCAGACCGGTATACGACCTCCAATATGATTCATCAGGCCTCCAAAATAGACGGCGGGCCGGAACGGGAGAGATTCCTGGAATGGCTGTGGGATTTTGAGTTCCGGATGTTTGGACTGCCGGAACCGGATTGTGTCCTGCTGCTGGATATGCCGGTGAAATATGCGGCCCGGCTTATGAAAAACAGGAAAAACAAATTCAATGGATCCATGGAAAAGGATATTCATGAAAAGGACTGTGCCTACCTGGAACGGTCCTACCGTACTTCCCTCCGTCTGGCGGAAAAGTACGGCTGGCACCGCATTGCCTGTGTAAAGGACGGGGCAGTCCGATCGGTGGAGGATATTCATAAGGAAATATATGGGATTGTTCGAAAGTACCTGTAA
- a CDS encoding V-type ATPase subunit — translation MSNAVRYAAVNTKIRALEGRLLTEADYKMLLEKETVPDIIRYLEQTDYRHAFEGLEEQSLHRETIEVRLNRYAVDKLVRLRHYFQGNYSKFLKVLLMRYEVQDLKILIRAIHTDRDYIDFPHALVYIGRYGDLDFQKLSASQSFPELVDHLKGTPYYRYLVPLTQGKKSRFQVEMSLDLAYVSIFKSCLELLTRDEKKRVLQIEGMQTDLQNLQWIYRGRKFYHLPPDILLNYSISFGGRMDNTAIRELCYSKDVSGMMSSMKEKRYRFLFQHNRTRDLFMERRISRYLYYRLLEFKRKSSMDIVPMIVYFDLLDFEIRDIITIMENIRYHNEDPDQIKRYLIREL, via the coding sequence ATGAGCAATGCTGTCCGGTACGCTGCCGTCAACACCAAGATCCGGGCTCTGGAGGGCCGGCTTCTTACTGAAGCGGATTACAAAATGTTGCTGGAGAAGGAAACCGTTCCGGATATCATCCGCTACCTGGAACAGACGGATTACCGGCATGCTTTTGAAGGACTGGAGGAGCAGTCCCTTCATCGTGAGACAATTGAGGTTCGGCTGAATCGGTATGCTGTGGATAAACTGGTACGGCTCCGCCATTATTTTCAGGGAAATTACAGCAAATTCCTGAAGGTATTGCTGATGCGCTATGAAGTGCAGGATTTAAAGATCCTTATCCGGGCGATTCATACAGACCGGGATTATATTGATTTTCCCCACGCGCTGGTATATATTGGGCGTTATGGGGATCTGGACTTTCAAAAGCTGTCTGCGTCGCAAAGCTTCCCGGAATTGGTGGATCATCTGAAAGGAACGCCGTATTATCGCTACCTGGTTCCGCTGACGCAGGGAAAGAAAAGCCGGTTTCAGGTTGAAATGTCCTTGGACCTGGCCTATGTCAGCATCTTCAAAAGCTGCCTGGAGCTGCTGACAAGAGACGAGAAAAAGCGGGTCCTTCAAATTGAAGGAATGCAGACGGACCTTCAGAACCTGCAGTGGATTTATCGTGGCAGGAAATTCTATCATCTTCCTCCTGATATTTTACTGAACTATTCCATCAGTTTCGGGGGAAGAATGGACAATACGGCGATTCGGGAACTGTGTTACAGCAAGGATGTTTCCGGAATGATGAGCAGCATGAAGGAGAAGCGCTACCGTTTTTTGTTTCAGCATAACCGAACCAGGGATCTGTTTATGGAACGCCGGATTTCCCGGTATTTATATTATCGGCTTTTGGAATTCAAGCGCAAGAGTTCCATGGATATTGTCCCGATGATCGTATATTTTGATCTGCTGGATTTTGAAATACGGGACATTATCACCATAATGGAAAACATTCGCTATCATAATGAGGATCCGGATCAGATCAAGCGATATCTGATCCGGGAACTGTGA
- a CDS encoding V-type ATPase 116kDa subunit family protein, translating to MERMKMLNIIGHLEDMDFIARELVLLGCVHPVNALHEINSNNFTISTTVKNMDALMDVGFVKPYHKDQEMDRTAEQINTLLEAFELDRNDITVDPESKTGLRGVAGDIRDVYQKVEKCKKDTESLKGELARNRELKEHFGYFAGLDFPWQNLMGMQYFDFRAGTFSRENTVKLRTNYGNVPAIVYPVKSGRERNVVVTIVPKSLTVELERIYNALGYQSLQIPHELKGTPARIIQDLEEKERDMTAQLEACDAAMQKTRKEYGPLVRQACGELILYEKLQEINNETACSNDFFYMAGWIPADEEKRLEARLKPVRERTLLFCKDPEPVDKSVSPPTRLKNSGVLRPFEALVRMYGTPSYNEADPTVFVALSYMLLFGAMFGDVGQGLVFFLAGVILARWKNRPNLGGVFTGMGISSMVFGVLYGSVFGLENWIPALLIRPMDDITTVLFAAIGAGVVLLSVAYLFNIWNAIRRRDLKEGLLGQNGAAGLLFFWTLLITVLLYFQKGKLPLPMPVIVLILAGLLILTVVKEPVANLLQRKKPLYREPVSDYYIEGGFGILETLLSMLSNTISFVRVGAFALNHVGLFLAFRTLSEMVSNAGGKAVVLIIGNIVILGLEGLIVFIQGLRLEYYELFSKFYDGAGVPYHPVALKIPRKRRIRAGSL from the coding sequence GTGGAACGGATGAAAATGCTGAACATCATCGGACATTTGGAAGATATGGATTTTATCGCAAGAGAGCTGGTTTTGCTGGGATGTGTGCATCCGGTAAATGCCCTGCATGAGATCAATTCCAACAATTTCACCATATCAACAACGGTGAAAAACATGGATGCCCTGATGGATGTGGGGTTTGTCAAGCCTTATCATAAAGACCAGGAGATGGACAGGACTGCAGAGCAAATCAACACTCTTCTGGAGGCATTTGAACTGGATCGGAACGATATCACGGTGGACCCGGAAAGCAAGACCGGTTTGCGGGGGGTTGCCGGGGACATCAGAGATGTTTATCAAAAAGTGGAGAAATGCAAAAAAGATACGGAATCTCTGAAGGGGGAGCTGGCACGCAACCGGGAGCTGAAGGAACATTTTGGCTATTTTGCAGGCCTGGACTTTCCGTGGCAGAACCTGATGGGGATGCAGTATTTTGATTTTCGGGCAGGCACGTTTTCCAGGGAAAATACGGTCAAGCTCCGGACCAATTACGGGAATGTTCCGGCCATTGTGTACCCTGTAAAGTCCGGGAGGGAACGGAATGTGGTGGTGACCATTGTTCCAAAATCCCTTACTGTGGAGCTGGAGCGGATATACAACGCCCTTGGTTATCAGTCCCTGCAGATCCCTCATGAGTTGAAAGGGACCCCCGCCCGCATCATTCAGGATCTGGAGGAGAAGGAGCGGGATATGACAGCGCAGCTGGAAGCCTGCGATGCAGCCATGCAAAAGACCCGGAAGGAATATGGGCCGCTGGTCCGGCAGGCCTGCGGCGAGTTGATACTATATGAGAAATTGCAGGAGATCAATAACGAAACGGCTTGCAGCAACGACTTCTTTTATATGGCCGGCTGGATCCCGGCCGATGAAGAGAAAAGGCTGGAAGCAAGGCTGAAACCGGTAAGGGAACGGACTTTACTGTTCTGCAAGGATCCGGAACCGGTGGACAAATCGGTTTCCCCGCCTACGCGGCTGAAGAACTCCGGAGTGCTCCGGCCTTTTGAGGCACTGGTCCGCATGTATGGGACGCCTTCCTATAATGAGGCGGATCCCACTGTGTTTGTAGCCCTGAGTTATATGCTGCTCTTTGGGGCGATGTTCGGGGACGTGGGTCAGGGACTGGTGTTTTTCCTGGCCGGCGTGATCCTGGCCAGGTGGAAGAACCGGCCGAATCTGGGCGGAGTCTTTACCGGGATGGGAATCAGTTCCATGGTGTTTGGTGTGCTGTATGGCAGTGTATTCGGGCTTGAAAACTGGATCCCTGCCCTGCTCATCCGCCCCATGGATGACATCACCACCGTATTGTTTGCGGCAATCGGAGCGGGTGTGGTACTGCTGTCGGTCGCCTATCTGTTCAACATATGGAATGCGATCCGGCGCAGGGATCTGAAGGAAGGGCTGCTGGGTCAGAATGGAGCAGCGGGTCTGCTGTTTTTCTGGACTCTGCTGATCACCGTGCTGCTGTATTTTCAAAAAGGGAAGCTTCCCCTGCCCATGCCGGTTATTGTTTTGATCCTGGCAGGACTGCTGATCCTGACGGTGGTAAAGGAGCCGGTGGCAAATCTGCTTCAGCGAAAGAAACCCCTTTACCGGGAACCGGTGTCGGATTACTATATCGAGGGCGGCTTCGGGATCCTGGAAACCTTGCTCAGCATGCTGAGCAATACCATTTCTTTCGTCCGTGTCGGTGCATTTGCCCTGAACCATGTGGGCCTGTTTCTGGCTTTCCGGACTTTGTCGGAAATGGTCAGCAATGCAGGGGGAAAAGCAGTGGTTCTGATTATCGGAAATATTGTCATTCTCGGACTGGAAGGCCTGATTGTCTTTATCCAGGGCCTGCGTCTGGAATATTATGAGTTGTTCAGCAAGTTTTACGATGGAGCAGGGGTTCCCTATCACCCTGTCGCACTGAAGATTCCACGGAAACGGCGGATCCGTGCCGGTTCCCTTTAA
- a CDS encoding ATP synthase subunit C produces the protein MYFFIIAAIGIVIVTITAGFVLKYKKGIGRVSTKKALGWNLLSFVPVMAAALIVMIPGMAGAASGAGAGAGGNGIGFIAAALSTGLATIGSGYAVGAVASSALGAVSEDPSLLGKTLIFVGLAEGIAIYGLITSIMILSAL, from the coding sequence ATGTATTTTTTTATTATTGCTGCGATAGGCATCGTTATCGTCACAATTACAGCTGGTTTCGTACTGAAGTATAAAAAAGGCATCGGCAGAGTATCGACGAAAAAGGCCCTGGGGTGGAATCTGCTTTCCTTTGTACCCGTTATGGCAGCCGCATTGATCGTCATGATTCCGGGTATGGCCGGAGCGGCTTCCGGAGCAGGGGCCGGCGCCGGCGGAAACGGTATTGGCTTTATCGCCGCCGCATTGTCCACCGGCCTTGCAACCATTGGTTCCGGCTACGCGGTAGGCGCCGTCGCATCGTCTGCCCTGGGCGCGGTATCCGAGGATCCATCCCTGCTGGGCAAAACATTGATTTTTGTCGGTCTGGCAGAAGGAATCGCCATTTACGGCCTGATTACGTCCATCATGATTCTGAGCGCTTTATAA
- a CDS encoding V-type ATP synthase subunit F — MKMFLISDNVDTQAGLRLAGIKGIVVHEREDVLRALKKAAEDPEIGIVILTEGLSQLVREEMQAMKLQSHLPLFMEIPDRHGSRRDSGWITRNIREAIGLKI; from the coding sequence ATGAAAATGTTTTTAATCAGCGACAATGTGGATACGCAGGCAGGCCTTCGACTGGCCGGGATTAAGGGCATCGTGGTCCATGAACGGGAGGATGTTCTCCGGGCCCTGAAAAAAGCTGCCGAAGATCCGGAGATCGGTATCGTGATTCTGACGGAAGGACTGTCTCAGCTGGTGAGGGAGGAAATGCAGGCCATGAAGCTCCAATCGCATCTGCCGCTTTTCATGGAAATTCCGGATCGGCACGGTTCCCGGAGGGACAGCGGGTGGATTACCCGCAATATCCGGGAAGCAATTGGTCTGAAGATTTGA
- a CDS encoding V-type ATP synthase subunit E produces the protein MTTIDEKIDLFAKAVLGKAGKQEEEKSKQTDEQVKQQYFAEKSRIHDSARQVVEERAKRADTASIQIVSKARMAARQNLLRKNEEMVDRVLAGLKKRAVAFAKMPGYENFLRYSIGQVLADLEGEQQLMFYFTEEDLSHNIGLIRSTIVEKLQSNAVYTLHEASREILGGCICSNGEQTGRVDLSIASLLADNRDRIGRIITDHSSGWCQNGEQ, from the coding sequence ATGACGACAATTGACGAAAAAATTGATCTGTTTGCGAAAGCGGTTCTCGGGAAGGCCGGAAAACAGGAAGAGGAGAAAAGCAAACAGACAGATGAGCAGGTAAAGCAGCAATATTTTGCTGAGAAAAGCCGCATTCATGATTCGGCACGGCAGGTTGTGGAAGAACGTGCCAAAAGGGCGGATACGGCAAGCATTCAGATTGTTTCCAAAGCCCGCATGGCGGCAAGACAGAATCTGCTCCGAAAGAATGAGGAAATGGTGGACCGAGTCCTGGCAGGTTTGAAGAAACGTGCGGTTGCATTTGCCAAAATGCCGGGGTATGAAAACTTTCTGCGATACTCCATCGGCCAGGTACTGGCTGACCTCGAAGGCGAGCAGCAGCTGATGTTTTATTTTACGGAGGAGGATCTGAGTCACAATATAGGATTGATTCGCAGTACGATTGTGGAAAAGCTGCAGTCCAATGCGGTTTATACCCTGCATGAAGCATCCAGGGAAATTCTGGGAGGCTGTATCTGCAGCAACGGGGAGCAGACCGGAAGAGTGGATCTATCCATCGCATCCCTGCTTGCGGACAACAGGGATCGGATTGGCCGGATCATAACGGACCATAGCAGTGGGTGGTGTCAAAATGGAGAACAGTAA
- a CDS encoding V-type ATP synthase subunit A, giving the protein MENSKKGEIAMINGPVVRGVHMEGFRMREMVMVGEQRLIGEVISIEGDHATIQVYEESAGLKAGEEIQSTGKPLSLKLGPGIIGNMFDGIQRPLKKIDELSPGFLPQGIGLLSIDEEALWDVKLAVRVGQQLHSGQVFGEVPETRSILHKLMVPPGIRGNVEFVEENGRYNIGRVLVRLKTESGGIRELRMAQEWPIRVPRPIRERKRITRPLITGQRILDTFFPIAKGGTAAIPGGFGTGKTMTQHQLAKWSDADVIIYVGCGERGNEMTEVLEDFPKLVDPRTKRSLMERTVLIANTSNMPVAAREASIYTGITLAEYYRDMGYDAAVMADSTSRWAEALREISGRLEEMPAEEGYPAYLPSRLAEFYERAGVVETLGGEEGSVTIIGAVSPAGGDFSEPVTQNTRRFVSAFLALDRELAYARHFPAINWLKSYSGYADQLVDWYEDNVSHDIAEIRARMLKLLHEESRLLEIVKLVGEDVLPDDQRLILEIARILRNGFMSQNAFHPVDTFVPLKKQYLMLKIMDYLYERGDHAVKKGIPISRVRNEELYGRVMKMKQSIPNDDTKQFDAIKNDIRAFYDNLEQQYA; this is encoded by the coding sequence ATGGAGAACAGTAAAAAAGGTGAGATTGCCATGATCAATGGTCCGGTTGTCCGGGGAGTCCATATGGAAGGGTTCCGGATGCGGGAAATGGTTATGGTGGGAGAGCAGCGCCTGATCGGGGAGGTGATTTCCATCGAAGGGGATCATGCGACCATTCAGGTGTATGAGGAAAGTGCAGGACTGAAAGCCGGAGAGGAGATTCAGTCCACCGGAAAGCCCCTGTCCCTGAAGCTGGGCCCCGGCATTATCGGCAATATGTTTGACGGAATACAGAGGCCGCTGAAGAAGATTGATGAACTGTCCCCCGGGTTTCTGCCCCAGGGAATCGGGCTTTTGTCCATAGATGAAGAAGCCCTGTGGGATGTGAAACTGGCTGTCCGGGTCGGGCAGCAGCTGCATTCCGGTCAGGTGTTCGGCGAGGTGCCGGAGACCCGTTCGATTCTTCATAAACTGATGGTGCCTCCCGGAATCCGTGGGAATGTGGAGTTTGTGGAAGAAAACGGCAGATACAACATTGGCCGGGTATTGGTCCGGCTGAAAACGGAGAGCGGCGGAATAAGGGAACTGAGAATGGCTCAGGAATGGCCCATCCGGGTACCCAGGCCCATCCGGGAGCGCAAGCGCATTACCCGGCCGCTGATTACGGGGCAGAGAATTCTGGACACCTTTTTCCCCATTGCCAAAGGCGGCACGGCTGCCATTCCGGGCGGATTCGGCACGGGGAAAACCATGACCCAGCATCAGCTGGCCAAATGGTCGGATGCCGATGTCATTATCTATGTGGGATGCGGAGAACGGGGCAATGAGATGACGGAGGTGCTGGAGGATTTTCCGAAACTGGTAGATCCCAGAACGAAACGTTCCCTGATGGAACGCACCGTTTTGATTGCCAATACGTCCAACATGCCGGTGGCGGCAAGGGAAGCCAGTATCTACACCGGCATTACCCTGGCGGAGTATTACCGGGATATGGGTTACGATGCCGCAGTCATGGCAGATTCCACCTCCCGCTGGGCAGAAGCGCTTCGTGAAATATCCGGACGTCTGGAGGAAATGCCTGCGGAGGAAGGATATCCTGCCTATCTGCCTTCCCGCCTTGCGGAATTCTATGAGCGGGCAGGTGTGGTGGAAACGCTGGGCGGGGAAGAAGGCTCCGTTACCATTATCGGTGCGGTATCCCCGGCGGGCGGCGACTTTTCCGAGCCGGTCACGCAGAATACCAGACGCTTTGTCAGCGCCTTTCTGGCATTGGACCGTGAGCTTGCCTATGCCAGGCATTTTCCTGCCATCAACTGGCTGAAAAGCTACAGCGGATATGCGGATCAGCTGGTGGACTGGTATGAGGACAACGTATCCCATGATATTGCTGAAATCCGTGCCCGGATGCTGAAGCTGCTGCATGAGGAGAGCCGGCTTCTGGAAATCGTTAAATTGGTGGGAGAAGATGTGCTGCCCGATGACCAGCGGCTGATTCTGGAAATTGCCCGCATTCTCCGGAATGGGTTTATGAGCCAGAATGCGTTTCATCCGGTGGATACGTTTGTTCCACTTAAAAAACAATATCTTATGCTGAAGATCATGGACTATCTTTATGAGCGGGGAGACCATGCCGTCAAAAAGGGAATTCCCATTTCCCGCGTAAGGAATGAGGAACTGTACGGTCGGGTCATGAAGATGAAACAAAGCATTCCCAATGATGACACAAAGCAGTTTGATGCCATAAAAAATGACATCCGTGCTTTTTACGATAATTTGGAACAGCAATACGCATAG
- a CDS encoding V-type ATP synthase subunit B, translated as MRKEFLLLDKIDGPLILLSGVKDVAYDEMVDINVNNGEEYRKGRVILIDGDKVVIQVFGSTTGFSVRNASARFSGKPLEIPLVPGILGRIFNGIGQPIDGGGELYAGRMGNINGRPMNPVARVYPRNFIQTGISSIDLLLTLIRGQKLPVFSGNGLPHNELAVQIIKQAKIASESGKDFAVVFAAMGVKHDDAEYFRRSFEQSGVLEKVVMFLNTADDPIVERITTPRCALTAAEYLAFDLGMHILVILTDMTSYCEALREISSSREEVPSRKGYPGYLYSDLASLYERAGMMKGKKGSITQIPILTMPNDDITHPVPDLTGFITEGQIVLSRDLYQSNIYPPVNILPSLSRLMKDGIGKGYTREDHPELADQIFSAYSRVRDVEDLAQVIGEEELSETDRKYMEFGRQFEERFVRQGFQENRDISQTLDLAWELLSILPEEELNRIRPETLEKYYRK; from the coding sequence GTGAGAAAAGAATTTCTTCTGCTGGACAAAATAGACGGCCCTCTCATTCTGCTGTCCGGTGTAAAGGATGTGGCCTACGATGAGATGGTGGACATCAATGTGAATAACGGCGAAGAATACAGAAAGGGCAGAGTGATACTGATCGACGGGGACAAGGTGGTCATCCAGGTTTTTGGCAGCACCACCGGGTTTTCCGTGCGGAACGCCAGTGCCCGTTTCAGCGGCAAGCCATTGGAAATTCCTTTGGTTCCGGGGATTCTGGGAAGGATCTTTAATGGAATCGGGCAGCCGATTGACGGAGGCGGCGAACTATATGCAGGCCGAATGGGGAACATCAACGGCAGGCCGATGAATCCGGTGGCCCGGGTTTATCCGAGAAATTTCATTCAAACCGGGATCTCTTCCATTGATTTGCTGCTGACCCTGATCCGGGGCCAGAAGCTTCCTGTTTTTTCCGGGAATGGACTGCCCCACAATGAACTGGCCGTGCAGATTATCAAACAGGCTAAAATTGCTTCGGAAAGCGGGAAGGATTTTGCCGTCGTGTTTGCCGCCATGGGAGTGAAACACGATGATGCGGAATATTTTCGTAGAAGCTTTGAACAATCGGGAGTACTGGAAAAGGTTGTAATGTTTCTCAATACGGCAGATGATCCCATTGTGGAGAGAATCACCACTCCCCGATGCGCACTGACGGCTGCAGAGTATCTGGCATTTGATCTGGGAATGCATATCCTGGTGATTCTGACGGATATGACAAGTTACTGCGAAGCCCTCCGCGAGATTTCCTCCTCCAGGGAGGAGGTTCCCAGCCGGAAGGGATATCCCGGATATCTGTATTCCGACCTGGCCAGTCTGTATGAGCGGGCGGGAATGATGAAAGGGAAAAAAGGTTCCATTACCCAAATCCCGATCCTTACCATGCCAAATGACGACATTACCCATCCGGTGCCGGATCTGACCGGATTTATCACGGAAGGGCAGATTGTGCTGAGCCGGGATCTGTATCAAAGCAATATCTACCCGCCGGTCAATATCCTGCCGTCCCTGTCCCGTCTGATGAAGGATGGGATTGGAAAGGGATACACCCGGGAAGATCATCCGGAGTTGGCGGACCAGATCTTTTCAGCTTATTCCAGAGTCCGGGATGTGGAGGACCTGGCTCAGGTAATCGGGGAAGAGGAACTGTCGGAAACGGACCGGAAATACATGGAATTTGGCCGGCAGTTTGAGGAACGGTTTGTGCGGCAGGGATTTCAGGAAAACAGGGATATTTCACAGACCCTGGATCTGGCCTGGGAGCTGCTTTCCATCCTTCCTGAGGAAGAGCTGAACCGGATCCGTCCCGAGACCCTTGAGAAATATTACAGGAAGTGA
- a CDS encoding V-type ATP synthase subunit D: MADTTPTKSNLMRAQASLELSRKAYELLDRKRNVLIREMMSRIDRAEEIQERIGTTFATAYQALQMANVTMGISIVEDIALSIPEETDFNILLKSVMGVEIPSVRFHREELKPYYSFYHTNNAMDVALLNFHNVKYLILEMAEIEVSVYKLANEVKRTQKRTNALQNIQIPRYQALVKSIQDALEEKEREDFFRLKMVKKKAGQG, translated from the coding sequence ATGGCTGATACAACACCTACAAAATCCAATCTGATGCGTGCCCAGGCTTCCCTGGAACTGTCCCGGAAGGCCTACGAACTCCTGGACCGGAAGCGGAATGTCCTGATCCGGGAAATGATGAGCCGGATTGATCGGGCGGAGGAGATCCAGGAACGGATTGGCACTACATTTGCAACCGCTTATCAGGCTTTGCAGATGGCCAACGTTACCATGGGCATCAGTATCGTGGAGGACATTGCCCTTTCCATTCCGGAAGAAACGGATTTCAATATCCTGCTGAAAAGCGTAATGGGTGTGGAGATCCCCAGTGTCCGGTTCCACAGGGAGGAGCTGAAGCCTTACTACAGCTTTTATCATACCAATAACGCCATGGACGTGGCGCTTCTCAATTTTCATAACGTAAAATACCTCATCCTTGAGATGGCGGAAATCGAAGTTTCCGTTTATAAGCTGGCCAATGAGGTGAAGAGGACTCAAAAACGCACCAACGCTCTTCAGAATATCCAGATTCCTAGATATCAGGCCCTGGTGAAATCCATTCAGGATGCCCTCGAGGAAAAGGAACGTGAGGACTTCTTCCGCTTGAAGATGGTCAAGAAAAAAGCCGGCCAGGGATAA